The proteins below come from a single Kitasatospora sp. NBC_00315 genomic window:
- a CDS encoding exopolysaccharide biosynthesis polyprenyl glycosylphosphotransferase, with translation MTIDHESVPRPGGPLSATRRPATGVLERPAVAAQARAAAAIGRHRRPFRSRLALPAALVTVDVLALGAATLLGTGTLGATGRAHPLLGTATLLPLLLALNLTGGLYRTRLTLSVLDELPALVARSVVATAFAVTIAGCLDGCWPDPGTGTPLRLLTLLAVFLLLDGCGRALAYRQVRRARRRRPSPVLMLGAGHLGQRIAATLAERQEYGLRPVGFLDSDPVLLAGSTGLPVLGGREVLEREIRRHRVHHVVATGGAADEAETAAALREAARLGCQVWLVPALREYGSLDGSGPRPRGGDHLWGFPCLRVARPAMRRPGWAAKRALDVTAAALGLIALAPVLAACALAVRFDTGPGVLFRQQRTGLDGKAFTLLKFRTLRPSNEHESATRWNISQDHRMGAVGRLLRRSSLDELPQLWNILRGDMSLVGPRPERPYFVMRFGQAYPEYADRHRVPVGLTGLAQVNGLRGDTSIEDRARFDNRYIESWSLWQDVKLLLRTAVLMVHPDGS, from the coding sequence ATGACCATTGACCACGAGAGCGTGCCGAGGCCCGGCGGGCCCCTTTCCGCCACCCGCCGGCCCGCCACCGGAGTCCTGGAGCGCCCCGCCGTCGCCGCCCAGGCCCGCGCGGCGGCGGCGATCGGCCGCCACCGCCGCCCGTTCCGCTCCCGGCTGGCCCTGCCCGCCGCCCTGGTCACCGTGGACGTCCTCGCGCTGGGCGCCGCGACCCTGCTCGGCACCGGCACCCTGGGTGCCACCGGCCGGGCCCACCCGCTGCTCGGCACCGCGACCCTGTTGCCGCTCCTGCTCGCGCTGAACCTGACCGGGGGCCTCTACCGCACCCGGCTCACCCTCTCCGTACTGGACGAACTGCCGGCCCTGGTGGCCCGCTCGGTGGTGGCCACCGCCTTCGCCGTCACGATCGCCGGCTGCCTGGACGGCTGTTGGCCCGATCCGGGGACCGGCACCCCGCTGCGGCTGCTCACCCTGCTCGCCGTCTTCCTGCTGCTGGACGGCTGCGGCCGCGCCCTCGCCTACCGCCAGGTGCGCCGGGCCCGCCGCCGGCGGCCGAGCCCCGTCCTGATGCTCGGGGCCGGCCACCTCGGCCAGCGCATCGCCGCCACTCTGGCGGAGCGCCAGGAGTACGGCCTGCGGCCGGTCGGCTTCCTCGACTCCGATCCGGTCCTGCTGGCCGGCAGCACCGGGTTGCCGGTGCTGGGCGGGCGCGAGGTGCTCGAACGCGAGATCCGCCGCCACCGCGTCCACCACGTGGTCGCCACCGGGGGCGCCGCGGACGAGGCCGAGACGGCCGCGGCCCTGCGCGAGGCAGCCCGGCTGGGCTGCCAGGTCTGGCTGGTGCCGGCCCTGCGGGAGTACGGCTCGCTGGACGGGAGCGGCCCGCGCCCGCGCGGCGGCGACCACCTCTGGGGCTTCCCCTGCCTGCGCGTCGCCCGCCCCGCGATGCGCCGCCCCGGCTGGGCCGCCAAGCGCGCGCTGGACGTCACCGCGGCCGCCCTCGGCCTGATCGCCCTCGCCCCGGTCCTCGCCGCCTGCGCCCTGGCCGTCCGCTTCGACACCGGCCCCGGCGTGCTCTTCCGCCAACAGCGCACCGGGCTGGACGGCAAGGCGTTCACCCTGCTCAAGTTCCGCACCCTGCGCCCCAGCAACGAGCACGAGTCGGCGACCCGCTGGAACATCTCCCAGGACCACCGGATGGGCGCCGTCGGCAGACTGCTGCGCCGCAGCTCGCTCGACGAGCTCCCGCAGCTGTGGAACATCCTGCGCGGCGACATGAGCCTGGTCGGCCCGCGCCCCGAGCGCCCGTACTTCGTGATGCGCTTCGGCCAGGCGTACCCCGAGTACGCGGACCGGCACCGCGTCCCCGTCGGCCTCACCGGGCTCGCCCAGGTCAACGGCCTGCGCGGGGACACCTCGATCGAGGACCGGGCCCGCTTCGACAACCGCTACATCGAGAGCTGGAGCCTCTGGCAGGACGTCAAGCTCCTGCTCCGCACCGCCGTCCTGATGGTCCACCCGGACGGGAGCTGA